In one window of candidate division WOR-3 bacterium DNA:
- a CDS encoding DUF362 domain-containing protein gives MMEIKKIRNRVKKIGLAMLFPLFGFLSLVWVIIRVGTKPSRLRYPCMKVAIPTAGTFMVYLASLFASIFSIKKAKEKLRNSKYLVGWVLIFLGIISGTVAVLHTNKSAFAQGPSYEVSQLEPPNQPMGEAKGIFPGRVVWVFDRNATNENCNPGATGDGWFLPKNNNQDVIDAMLDTAVKVLVGENNVKDAWDKIFRYNNSQRGKGEVGYQEGEIIFIKINRTSSYQIGPNFEPIGSSYGVSETSPQLVLSLLRHLVYEVGVPQQYIYIGDPMKHLYNHDYDLWHSEFPNIHYLDHDRNYGGREVVQKGSSIIHYSDSGAVLREGSFQNADSGGPIYIDTFYTIFENCDYLINVPTLKGHRRAGVTLFAKNHFGSHVRSNAVHLHMGLVAPDEPGKHPENERHEYGLYRVLVDLMGYELFREKNLIFLMDALWSAGHELDKPTKWKIQPFNNDWSSSIFISQDNVAIESVGYDFLRAEYTQANHPGLTYVQMEGVDDYLHQAADSANWPDSLIYDPEGDGTPMPWSLGVHEHWNNATNKQYSRNLGTGNGIELVQILGVTQGVEEEKILAGRPILYQNYPNPFNSSTTIRYEIPKTSRVQLSIYNLLGEEVATLIKEKEKTAGSHFCSWDGIQNNGKEAPSGFYIYKLKVMRDGESFEESKKMLLIK, from the coding sequence ATGATGGAAATAAAAAAAATAAGAAACCGTGTTAAAAAGATTGGTCTTGCAATGTTATTCCCTTTATTTGGATTTCTCTCTTTGGTTTGGGTAATTATAAGAGTGGGGACAAAACCAAGTAGACTTCGTTACCCTTGTATGAAGGTTGCTATCCCAACAGCAGGGACTTTCATGGTATACTTAGCAAGTCTTTTCGCTTCCATTTTTTCTATTAAAAAAGCAAAGGAAAAATTAAGAAATTCAAAATATCTTGTTGGATGGGTTCTTATCTTTCTGGGGATAATAAGTGGAACGGTAGCTGTTCTTCATACAAATAAGTCTGCCTTTGCTCAAGGACCTTCTTACGAGGTGAGTCAGCTCGAGCCACCGAATCAACCTATGGGAGAGGCAAAAGGGATTTTCCCTGGAAGAGTTGTGTGGGTTTTTGATCGAAATGCAACGAATGAGAATTGCAATCCAGGAGCCACAGGTGATGGATGGTTTCTCCCAAAGAATAATAACCAAGATGTTATAGATGCAATGTTAGATACAGCTGTAAAAGTGCTTGTAGGGGAAAATAATGTTAAAGATGCTTGGGATAAAATCTTTCGATATAATAATTCTCAAAGAGGGAAAGGGGAAGTTGGTTATCAGGAAGGTGAGATAATATTTATAAAAATCAATAGAACCAGCTCTTATCAGATTGGGCCTAACTTTGAACCAATTGGGAGTAGTTATGGTGTATCCGAAACATCTCCTCAATTGGTTTTATCTCTTTTAAGGCATCTTGTATATGAAGTGGGAGTCCCCCAGCAGTATATCTATATCGGTGACCCGATGAAGCATCTTTACAATCATGATTATGACCTATGGCACAGTGAATTTCCAAATATTCACTACCTTGACCATGATAGAAATTATGGGGGAAGAGAGGTGGTTCAGAAAGGATCCTCTATAATCCATTATTCTGATAGTGGAGCAGTCCTCCGAGAGGGGTCTTTCCAAAATGCTGATTCCGGAGGTCCAATCTATATAGATACCTTTTATACAATCTTTGAGAATTGTGATTACTTGATAAATGTTCCAACTTTAAAAGGGCATAGAAGGGCAGGGGTCACTCTTTTTGCTAAAAATCATTTCGGTTCCCATGTCCGGTCTAATGCTGTTCATCTCCATATGGGGCTTGTTGCCCCAGATGAGCCTGGGAAACATCCAGAAAATGAAAGACACGAATATGGTCTATATAGGGTTTTGGTTGATTTAATGGGTTATGAGTTATTTAGAGAAAAAAATTTGATATTTTTAATGGACGCCCTCTGGTCAGCAGGGCATGAACTTGATAAACCTACCAAATGGAAAATTCAACCTTTCAATAATGACTGGAGCTCATCAATATTCATATCACAAGACAATGTTGCAATTGAATCCGTGGGTTATGATTTCTTGAGAGCCGAGTATACTCAGGCAAATCATCCCGGTCTTACCTATGTTCAGATGGAAGGAGTTGATGATTACCTCCACCAAGCTGCGGATTCAGCAAATTGGCCAGACAGTCTTATCTACGATCCTGAAGGAGATGGGACCCCAATGCCATGGAGTCTTGGAGTCCATGAACATTGGAATAACGCAACTAATAAACAGTATTCAAGAAATCTTGGAACTGGTAATGGGATTGAACTTGTCCAAATTCTTGGAGTTACGCAAGGTGTTGAAGAAGAAAAGATCTTGGCTGGAAGACCAATTTTATATCAAAACTACCCTAATCCTTTCAATAGCTCTACCACAATTAGATATGAAATCCCGAAAACTTCTAGAGTCCAGCTTTCTATCTACAACCTCTTAGGAGAAGAAGTGGCGACTCTTATAAAAGAGAAAGAAAAAACAGCGGGCTCTCATTTTTGTAGCTGGGATGGAATACAAAATAATGGAAAGGAAGCTCCAAGCGGATTCTATATTTATAAGCTGAAAGTAATGAGAGACGGTGAATC